One region of Quercus lobata isolate SW786 chromosome 2, ValleyOak3.0 Primary Assembly, whole genome shotgun sequence genomic DNA includes:
- the LOC115975869 gene encoding S-adenosylmethionine decarboxylase proenzyme, giving the protein MSSMAVSAIGFEGYEKRLEVSFFEPGIFADPGGMGLRSLSKAQLDEILEPAECTIVASLSNDYVDSYVLSESSLFVYPYKVIIKTCGTTKLLLSIPAILKLADGLALSVKSVRYTRGSFIFPGAQSFPHRCFSEEVAVLDNYFGKLGLDSKAYVMGSPDKAQKWHVYSASAEMATQSGPVYTLEMCMTGLGRKRASVFYKTSETSAALMTDDSGIRKILPHSKICDFEFDPCGYSMNAIEGDAISTIHVTPEDGFSYASFEAVGYDFEDVNLAQMIERVLACFEPTEFSVALHSDLVEMELGTKFPVDLKSYQCGEKSYEVLGLGGGSLSYHRFVRSESCGSPRSILKCCWSEDEKDEEVEMK; this is encoded by the coding sequence ATGTCCTCCATGGCGGTCTCTGCAATTGGATTCGAAGGTTATGAAAAGAGGCTTGAGGTATCGTTCTTTGAGCCGGGCATCTTTGCCGACCCTGGGGGCATGGGCCTCCGTTCTCTCTCTAAAGCTCAATTAGATGAGATCCTTGAACCAGCTGAGTGCACCATTGTTGCTTCTCTGTCAAATGATTACGTTGATTCCTATGTCCTCTCTGAATCTAGCCTCTTTGTGTATCCTTACAAAGTTATAATCAAAACTTGCGGGACCACAAAATTGCTTCTTTCCATTCCGGCTATCCTTAAATTGGCTGACGGTCTAGCCCTTTCAGTGAAATCTGTGAGATACACTCGCGGAAGCTTTATTTTTCCTGGGGCTCAGTCATTTCCACATCGTTGCTTCTCCGAAGAAGTAGCTGTCCTTGATAACTATTTCGGTAAGCTTGGTTTGGACAGCAAGGCATATGTGATGGGTAGCCCTGACAAAGCACAGAAATGGCATGTTTACTCTGCTTCCGCCGAAATGGCGACACAGTCAGGCCCTGTTTACACACTAGAGATGTGCATGACCGGTTTGGGTAGAAAGAGGGCATCAGTTTTCTACAAAACTAGCGAAACTTCCGCAGCTCTGATGACTGACGATTCTGGTATTAGGAAGATTCTTCCTCATTCCAAGATATGTGACTTTGAGTTTGACCCTTGCGGGTACTCCATGAATGCTATTGAAGGTGACGCAATTTCTACAATCCATGTTACCCCAGAAGATGGTTTCAGCTATGCAAGCTTTGAAGCAGTTGGGTATGATTTTGAAGATGTGAATTTGGCCCAGATGATTGAGAGGGTTTTGGCTTGCTTTGAACCTACTGAGTTCTCTGTAGCTCTGCATTCTGACCTTGTTGAAATGGAACTCGGAACCAAGTTCCCAGTAGACTTGAAGAGCTACCAATGTGGAGAAAAGAGCTATGAAGTGCTTGGATTGGGTGGTGGATCTCTATCCTACCACAGGTTTGTCAGGTCTGAAAGCTGTGGATCTCCTAGATCAATCCTGAAATGCTGCTGGAGCGAGGACGAGAAGGATGAGGAAGTTGAAATGAAATAG
- the LOC115975870 gene encoding protein FAM133A isoform X1, whose product MDLQLKHKKNKKKRQNTDKLQKDEVLNMEVEREKSKPTEKNKRKREKGNDIDTGKAVRSNIKDGSINAISGRKMKESSRKKNRKNEERNTLTGKSEQPSTDAEVEFVDQYGKSKKAKHKKKEDGGSSKKGETDQDEVCHLSCGDESCSKGVKGSSKKARMKRKKEHNSSKEAKKSQEKAPEADSDDVYQISSGDEDCSKGMKKWIMEYNQSRPGLKVLEQNIDEFITAHEANLEQERKEREAQAAEGGWTVVVHHKGRKKTTDVESGTTVGSVAKAVVEDNMKKKKREEVKLDFYRFQRREAQRNEILTLQSKFEEDKKRIQQLRAARKFRPY is encoded by the exons atGGACTTGCAGCTGAAACacaagaagaataaaaagaaaaggcaaaacacTGACAAGCTTCAAAAGG ATGAAGTTTTAAATATGGAAGTGGAAAGGGAAAAGAGCAAACCTACagaaaagaataagagaaaaagagagaagggaaatgatATTGACACTGGCAAAGCTGTTCGGAGCAATATCAAAG ATGGTTCAATCAATGCAATCAGCggaaggaaaatgaaagagTCATCtaggaagaaaaatagaaaaaatgaggaaagaaACACTCTGACTGGAAAAAGTGAGCAGCCCAGCACAGATGCTGAAGTTGAATTTGTTGACCAATATG gTAAGTCTAAGAAAGCTAAGCACAAGAAAAAGGAGGATGGTGGTTCATCAAAAAAGGGGGAGACTGATCAGGATGAAGTTTGTCATCTCTCTTGTGGGGATGAGAGCTGCTCAAAAGGGGTGAAAG GTAGTTCCAAGAAAGCTaggatgaagagaaagaaagagcaCAATTCATCCAAGGAGGCCAAGAAGTCACAGGAAAAGGCACCAGAAGCTGATTCCGATGATGTTTATCAAATATCTTCTGGGGATGAGGACTGCTCAAAAGGAATGAAAA AATGGATTATGGAGTATAACCAAAGTAGACCGGGGTTGAAGGTTTTGGAGCAAAATATTGATGAATTTATAACTGCTCATGAGGCAAATCTAGAACAG gaaaggaaagaaagagaagcCCAAGCCGCTGAAGGGGGTTGGACAGTTGTTGTACATCATAAAGGAAGGAAAAAGACAACAGATGTTGAAAGCGGAACTACTGTGGGCTCTGTAGCCAAGGCTGTTGTGGAGGATaacatgaaaaagaagaagcgtGAAGAAGTTAAGCTAGACTTCTACcgttttcaaagaagagaagcTCAGAGAAATG AGATCTTAACGTTACAAAGCAAGTTTGAGGAGGACAAAAAACGGATACAACAATTGAGAGCTGCTAGGAAGTTTCGACCTTACTGA
- the LOC115975870 gene encoding uncharacterized protein LOC115975870 isoform X2: MEVEREKSKPTEKNKRKREKGNDIDTGKAVRSNIKDGSINAISGRKMKESSRKKNRKNEERNTLTGKSEQPSTDAEVEFVDQYGKSKKAKHKKKEDGGSSKKGETDQDEVCHLSCGDESCSKGVKGSSKKARMKRKKEHNSSKEAKKSQEKAPEADSDDVYQISSGDEDCSKGMKKWIMEYNQSRPGLKVLEQNIDEFITAHEANLEQERKEREAQAAEGGWTVVVHHKGRKKTTDVESGTTVGSVAKAVVEDNMKKKKREEVKLDFYRFQRREAQRNEILTLQSKFEEDKKRIQQLRAARKFRPY, from the exons ATGGAAGTGGAAAGGGAAAAGAGCAAACCTACagaaaagaataagagaaaaagagagaagggaaatgatATTGACACTGGCAAAGCTGTTCGGAGCAATATCAAAG ATGGTTCAATCAATGCAATCAGCggaaggaaaatgaaagagTCATCtaggaagaaaaatagaaaaaatgaggaaagaaACACTCTGACTGGAAAAAGTGAGCAGCCCAGCACAGATGCTGAAGTTGAATTTGTTGACCAATATG gTAAGTCTAAGAAAGCTAAGCACAAGAAAAAGGAGGATGGTGGTTCATCAAAAAAGGGGGAGACTGATCAGGATGAAGTTTGTCATCTCTCTTGTGGGGATGAGAGCTGCTCAAAAGGGGTGAAAG GTAGTTCCAAGAAAGCTaggatgaagagaaagaaagagcaCAATTCATCCAAGGAGGCCAAGAAGTCACAGGAAAAGGCACCAGAAGCTGATTCCGATGATGTTTATCAAATATCTTCTGGGGATGAGGACTGCTCAAAAGGAATGAAAA AATGGATTATGGAGTATAACCAAAGTAGACCGGGGTTGAAGGTTTTGGAGCAAAATATTGATGAATTTATAACTGCTCATGAGGCAAATCTAGAACAG gaaaggaaagaaagagaagcCCAAGCCGCTGAAGGGGGTTGGACAGTTGTTGTACATCATAAAGGAAGGAAAAAGACAACAGATGTTGAAAGCGGAACTACTGTGGGCTCTGTAGCCAAGGCTGTTGTGGAGGATaacatgaaaaagaagaagcgtGAAGAAGTTAAGCTAGACTTCTACcgttttcaaagaagagaagcTCAGAGAAATG AGATCTTAACGTTACAAAGCAAGTTTGAGGAGGACAAAAAACGGATACAACAATTGAGAGCTGCTAGGAAGTTTCGACCTTACTGA